The Bradyrhizobium sp. WBAH42 genome includes a window with the following:
- a CDS encoding glyoxylate/hydroxypyruvate reductase A, whose amino-acid sequence MTMGTLAVLINSTQQNWLPERWKARFDAVCGDRRVVLLPDAGLDPAEVHYAAVWKPVPGDLGAFPNLRAIFNLGAGVDALMADKSLPEVPLVRVAVPDLTNRMTEYVVLHVLMHHRQELYLRQSQREKRWEPRYQWPASAITVGVMGLGTLGADAADVLRRLGFRVAGWSRSPRTIDGVECFHGTAGIDAFLRATNILVCLLPLTSDTHGILNRDVFAKLNRSSPLGAPVLINAGRGGLQNEADILACLDDGTLGAASLDVFVQEPQPKDSRFWTHPKVVLTPHNAADTDADAISAYVAEQIARFEAGGALENVVDRARGY is encoded by the coding sequence CTGGCCGTCCTGATCAACAGCACGCAGCAGAACTGGCTGCCGGAGCGCTGGAAAGCCCGGTTTGACGCCGTCTGCGGGGACCGCCGCGTGGTGCTGCTACCGGACGCCGGGCTCGATCCGGCGGAGGTGCATTATGCGGCGGTGTGGAAGCCGGTGCCGGGCGATCTCGGTGCGTTCCCAAATCTGCGGGCGATCTTCAACCTCGGGGCGGGCGTCGACGCGCTGATGGCCGACAAGAGCCTGCCCGAGGTGCCACTAGTGCGCGTCGCCGTGCCCGATCTCACCAACCGCATGACCGAATATGTCGTGCTGCACGTTCTGATGCATCACCGCCAGGAGCTTTACCTCCGACAATCGCAGCGCGAGAAGCGCTGGGAGCCCAGATATCAGTGGCCGGCCAGCGCGATCACGGTCGGCGTCATGGGACTGGGCACGTTGGGCGCCGACGCGGCCGACGTGCTGCGGCGGCTCGGCTTCCGGGTCGCCGGCTGGAGCCGCAGCCCGCGCACGATCGACGGCGTCGAATGCTTCCATGGCACGGCCGGCATTGACGCATTCCTGCGCGCGACCAATATCCTGGTCTGCCTGCTGCCGCTGACATCAGACACGCACGGCATCCTCAACCGTGACGTCTTCGCAAAGCTCAACCGCAGCAGTCCGCTCGGCGCGCCGGTGCTGATCAATGCCGGGCGCGGCGGCCTGCAGAACGAGGCCGATATTCTCGCCTGCCTCGACGACGGCACGCTCGGCGCGGCCTCGCTCGACGTCTTCGTGCAGGAGCCGCAGCCAAAGGACAGCCGGTTCTGGACCCACCCCAAGGTGGTGCTGACGCCGCACAATGCCGCCGACACCGACGCGGATGCGATCTCGGCCTATGTTGCCGAGCAGATCGCGCGGTTCGAGGCGGGCGGCGCGCTGGAGAACGTGGTGGACCGCGCAAGGGGCTATTGA